The following coding sequences are from one Xiphophorus couchianus chromosome 7, X_couchianus-1.0, whole genome shotgun sequence window:
- the yipf2 gene encoding protein YIPF2 isoform X1: MATPNDLQFQEFEEAADLLSADPGAPTLSMSASNDPAATAGAPAAGEDVRLDLSEDEAAQEESSELLGGQKSAGGFWTFEYYQSLFNVDTVQVLDRVKGSLMPLPGRNFVKHYLRNNPDLYGPFWICVTLVFSVAISGNLSTFLSSLGDPSYHHRPQFHRVTIAAVVIFLYAWLVPIGLWAFLTWRQGTERQVGGYSFLETVCVYGYSLFIYIPTSILWIISYEWLRWTLIVVAMVISGSVLVLTFWPVVRDDTRVTAVATVVTIVVLHTLLAIGCKLYFFQTSEHTPPAATIAPPIHPTPVTAH, encoded by the exons ATGGCCACTCCAAATGACCTGCAGTTCCAGG AGTTTGAAGAAGCAGCAGATCTCCTGTCTGCTGACCCCGGGGCCCCCACACTCAGTATGTCTGCATCCAACGACCCCGCAGCCACAGCCGGAGCTCCAGCAGCTGGGGAGGATGTAAGACTAGACCTGTCTGAGGATGAGGCTGCTCAGGAGGAGAGTTCAGAG CTTTTAGGAGGACAGAAATCAGCTGGTGGCTTCTGGACTTTTGAATACTATCAGTCTTTATTTAATGTGGACACAGTGCAG GTGTTGGACAGAGTTAAGGGCTCTCTGATGCCGCTACCAGGAAGAAACTTTGTCAAGCACTACCTGAGGAATAACCCAGACCTGTATG GGCCGTTTTGGATCTGTGTGACCCTGGTGTTCTCGGTGGCCATCAGTGGGAACTTGTCCACCTTCCTCAGTTCACTTGGCGACCCCAGTTATCACCACAGGCCGCAGTTCCACAGGG TTACCATAGCTGCGGTGGTGATCTTCCTGTATGCCTGGCTGGTGCCGATTGGTCTGTGGGCGTTCTTGACCTGGAGACAGGGCACCGAGCGGCAGGTCGGAGGTTACTCCTTCCTGGAGACGGTGTGCGTCTATGGATACTCGCTCTTCATCTACATCCCGACATCA ATCCTGTGGATCATATCATACGAGTGGCTGCGATGGACGCTCATCGTCGTTGCCATGGTGATCTCTGGCTCCGTCCTGGTCCTGACCTTCTGGCCCGTTGTCCGGGACGACACCAGAGTAACAGCGGTAGCCACAGTGGTGACCATCGTGGTGTTACACACTCTGCTGGCCATCGGCTGTAAG cTATATTTCTTTCAAACTTCTGAGCACACACCACCTGCTGCCACTATAgccccacccatccatccaacaCCTGTCACGGCCCACTGA
- the mettl22 gene encoding methyltransferase-like protein 22 isoform X2, giving the protein MDQMTFKHDTVLSDVHMHRPNTHHLMTRLNSAGQPVFKSRFRILAESRADGDSGTDAANGEKHKSPRRDGGTSPEQDEEGGNQGNVETCLDEDGDLDVTHRPRKRSVDEGGRDLVCPIILQQSVPDLEQDEDSDDDDDDDDDDDEETCCSKDIIQIEHTMATPLEDVGKQVWRGALLLADFILSEKDTFSGATVLELGAGTGLTSIVMATTAKTVYCTDVGEDLLRLCHRNVFLNQHMTKPAGGEVKVKHLNWLQHSLCTDADLEFSWTEEEVADLYDNAAFIIATDVCYDDDLTDGLFRTLYRLCSSFNHSCTVFISLEKRMNFSLRHMDICCEAYNHFKHCLSQLQDMEDSRCRFKVEHVPLNFSQFLLYERIEQLELWKITASSLESERTQSDSD; this is encoded by the exons ATGGATCAGATGACCTTTAAACATGACACCGTGCTGTCAGACGTTCACATGCACCGGCCCAACACACACCACCTGATGACACGCCTCAACAGCGCCGGGCAGCCAG TGTTCAAGTCCAGATTTAGGATCTTGGCAGAAAGTCGTGCTGACGGTGACTCTGGGACGGATGCAGCAAACGGCGAGAAGCACAAAAGTCCGAGGAGAGACGGAGGAACGTCTCCTGAACAAGATGAGGAGGGAGGTAACCAAGGAAACGTGGAGACATGTTTGGATGAAGACGGAGATCTTGACGTCACACATCG ACCACGAAAAAGATCAGTGGATGAAGGTGGCAGAGACTTGGTCTGTCCCATCATCCTCCAGCAGTCTGTTCCTGACCTGGAACAAGACGAggacagtgatgatgatgatgatgatgatgatgatgatgatgaagagacTTGTTGTTCTAAAGACATTATACAGATTG AACACACTATGGCTACACCTTTAGAAGATGTTGGCAAACAG GTCTGGCGGGGGGCCCTCCTGCTGGCTGACTTCATCCTCTCTGAGAAAGACACGTTCAGTGGGGCCACCGTGCTGGAGCTGGGAGCAGGGACAGGCTTAACCAGCATCGTCATGGCAACCACAGCCAAAACAGTCTACTGCACAG ACGTGGGTGAAGACCTCCTGAGGTTGTGCCACAGGAACGTGTTTCTGAATCAACACATGACAAAACCAGCAG GCGGGGAGGTGAAGGTAAAACATCTCAACTGGCTTCAGCACAGTCTTTGCACAG ATGCTGACCTGGAGttcagctggactgaagagGAAGTCGCTGATCTTTACGACAACGCCGCCTTCATTATTGCAACTGACG TTTGCTACGACGACGATCTGACAGACGGCCTCTTCAGGACTCTGTACCGACTCTGCAGCAGCTTTAATCACTCCTGcacagttttcatttctttagagaaaag GATGAACTTCAGTCTGCGCCACATGGACATTTGCTGTGAGGCCTACAATCATTTTAAGCACTGCCTGTCCCAGCTGCAGGACATGGAGGACAGCCGGTGCAGATTCAAAGTGGAACACGTTCCTTTAAACTTCTCACAGTTTCTTCTATATGAACGTATTGAGCAGCTG GAGCTGTGGAAGATCACTGCCTCTTCTCTTGAATCTGAACGAACCCAGTCTGACTCTGACTGA
- the timm29 gene encoding mitochondrial import inner membrane translocase subunit Tim29, whose protein sequence is MASMRTVGRMFCAAAQAAATPAPSGRWERLRRSKAGVWCGSLLSDYKEAFREMVVGAWERPLKSSVYLSLLGGGYVCFHTKPDQSSFEATLLERSNQLGLLSPWIRNGISDGHIQSLVKLRNEGRLRYASLGLLSVVYRADYDPDATLYEARCSNLSVPWRELPQRVLDVGFTGCWWTLDSKMKDYDVNNDEYKHLPGHLQATAPPSPQQVERNERLHRDSWLPLTMEDKEEERKPVDKMKNVSEQSQIKL, encoded by the exons ATGGCCTCAATGCGGACAGTCGGGAGGATGTTCTGTGCTGCGGCTCAAGCAGCGGCTACCCCGGCTCCCAGCGGCCGCTGGGAGAGGCTGAGGAGGAGCAAAGCAG GTGTGTGGTGTGGCAGCCTGCTGTCCGACTATAAGGAAGCGTTCAGGGAGATGGTTGTTGGCGCTTGGGAGCGGCCGCTAAAATCCTCTGTGTACTTGTCTCTGCTGGGCGGGGGCTATGTCTGTTTTCACACCAAACCCGACCAGTCCTCTTTTGAGGCCACCTTGCTGGAGCGCTCCAACCAGCTGGGCCTTCTGTCACCGTGGATACGCAACGGCATCTCTGACGGCCACATTCAAAGCCTGGTGAAGCTTCGTAACGAAGGCCGACTCCGCTACGCCAGCCTGGGACTCCTCAGTGTGGTGTACCGTGCCGACTACGACCCAGACGCCACGCTGTACGAGGCCCGCTGCTCCAACCTGTCGGTGCCCTGGAGGGAGCTTCCTCAGCGGGTGCTGGACGTCGGCTTCACTGGCTGCTGGTGGACACTGGACTCAAAGATGAAGGACTATGATGTCAACAACGATGAGTACAAACACCTTCCGGGACACCTGCAGGCAACCGCACCACCCAGCCCGCAGCAGGTGGAGAGGAACGAGAGGTTGCACAGGGATTCCTGGTTGCCGCTGACGATGGAGGAcaaggaggaagaaagaaaaccagTGGACAAAATGAAGAATGTCAGTGAACAGAGTCAGATAAAACTGTGA
- the yipf2 gene encoding protein YIPF2 isoform X2, with translation MATPNDLQFQEFEEAADLLSADPGAPTLSMSASNDPAATAGAPAAGEDVRLDLSEDEAAQEESSELLGGQKSAGGFWTFEYYQSLFNVDTVQVLDRVKGSLMPLPGRNFVKHYLRNNPDLYVTIAAVVIFLYAWLVPIGLWAFLTWRQGTERQVGGYSFLETVCVYGYSLFIYIPTSILWIISYEWLRWTLIVVAMVISGSVLVLTFWPVVRDDTRVTAVATVVTIVVLHTLLAIGCKLYFFQTSEHTPPAATIAPPIHPTPVTAH, from the exons ATGGCCACTCCAAATGACCTGCAGTTCCAGG AGTTTGAAGAAGCAGCAGATCTCCTGTCTGCTGACCCCGGGGCCCCCACACTCAGTATGTCTGCATCCAACGACCCCGCAGCCACAGCCGGAGCTCCAGCAGCTGGGGAGGATGTAAGACTAGACCTGTCTGAGGATGAGGCTGCTCAGGAGGAGAGTTCAGAG CTTTTAGGAGGACAGAAATCAGCTGGTGGCTTCTGGACTTTTGAATACTATCAGTCTTTATTTAATGTGGACACAGTGCAG GTGTTGGACAGAGTTAAGGGCTCTCTGATGCCGCTACCAGGAAGAAACTTTGTCAAGCACTACCTGAGGAATAACCCAGACCTGTATG TTACCATAGCTGCGGTGGTGATCTTCCTGTATGCCTGGCTGGTGCCGATTGGTCTGTGGGCGTTCTTGACCTGGAGACAGGGCACCGAGCGGCAGGTCGGAGGTTACTCCTTCCTGGAGACGGTGTGCGTCTATGGATACTCGCTCTTCATCTACATCCCGACATCA ATCCTGTGGATCATATCATACGAGTGGCTGCGATGGACGCTCATCGTCGTTGCCATGGTGATCTCTGGCTCCGTCCTGGTCCTGACCTTCTGGCCCGTTGTCCGGGACGACACCAGAGTAACAGCGGTAGCCACAGTGGTGACCATCGTGGTGTTACACACTCTGCTGGCCATCGGCTGTAAG cTATATTTCTTTCAAACTTCTGAGCACACACCACCTGCTGCCACTATAgccccacccatccatccaacaCCTGTCACGGCCCACTGA
- the mettl22 gene encoding methyltransferase-like protein 22 isoform X1, with translation MDQMTFKHDTVLSDVHMHRPNTHHLMTRLNSAGQPVFKSRFRILAESRADGDSGTDAANGEKHKSPRRDGGTSPEQDEEGGNQGNVETCLDEDGDLDVTHRPRKRSVDEGGRDLVCPIILQQSVPDLEQDEDSDDDDDDDDDDDEETCCSKDIIQIEHTMATPLEDVGKQVWRGALLLADFILSEKDTFSGATVLELGAGTGLTSIVMATTAKTVYCTDVGEDLLRLCHRNVFLNQHMTKPAAGGEVKVKHLNWLQHSLCTDADLEFSWTEEEVADLYDNAAFIIATDVCYDDDLTDGLFRTLYRLCSSFNHSCTVFISLEKRMNFSLRHMDICCEAYNHFKHCLSQLQDMEDSRCRFKVEHVPLNFSQFLLYERIEQLELWKITASSLESERTQSDSD, from the exons ATGGATCAGATGACCTTTAAACATGACACCGTGCTGTCAGACGTTCACATGCACCGGCCCAACACACACCACCTGATGACACGCCTCAACAGCGCCGGGCAGCCAG TGTTCAAGTCCAGATTTAGGATCTTGGCAGAAAGTCGTGCTGACGGTGACTCTGGGACGGATGCAGCAAACGGCGAGAAGCACAAAAGTCCGAGGAGAGACGGAGGAACGTCTCCTGAACAAGATGAGGAGGGAGGTAACCAAGGAAACGTGGAGACATGTTTGGATGAAGACGGAGATCTTGACGTCACACATCG ACCACGAAAAAGATCAGTGGATGAAGGTGGCAGAGACTTGGTCTGTCCCATCATCCTCCAGCAGTCTGTTCCTGACCTGGAACAAGACGAggacagtgatgatgatgatgatgatgatgatgatgatgatgaagagacTTGTTGTTCTAAAGACATTATACAGATTG AACACACTATGGCTACACCTTTAGAAGATGTTGGCAAACAG GTCTGGCGGGGGGCCCTCCTGCTGGCTGACTTCATCCTCTCTGAGAAAGACACGTTCAGTGGGGCCACCGTGCTGGAGCTGGGAGCAGGGACAGGCTTAACCAGCATCGTCATGGCAACCACAGCCAAAACAGTCTACTGCACAG ACGTGGGTGAAGACCTCCTGAGGTTGTGCCACAGGAACGTGTTTCTGAATCAACACATGACAAAACCAGCAG CAGGCGGGGAGGTGAAGGTAAAACATCTCAACTGGCTTCAGCACAGTCTTTGCACAG ATGCTGACCTGGAGttcagctggactgaagagGAAGTCGCTGATCTTTACGACAACGCCGCCTTCATTATTGCAACTGACG TTTGCTACGACGACGATCTGACAGACGGCCTCTTCAGGACTCTGTACCGACTCTGCAGCAGCTTTAATCACTCCTGcacagttttcatttctttagagaaaag GATGAACTTCAGTCTGCGCCACATGGACATTTGCTGTGAGGCCTACAATCATTTTAAGCACTGCCTGTCCCAGCTGCAGGACATGGAGGACAGCCGGTGCAGATTCAAAGTGGAACACGTTCCTTTAAACTTCTCACAGTTTCTTCTATATGAACGTATTGAGCAGCTG GAGCTGTGGAAGATCACTGCCTCTTCTCTTGAATCTGAACGAACCCAGTCTGACTCTGACTGA